One segment of Ignavibacteria bacterium DNA contains the following:
- the serS gene encoding serine--tRNA ligase, producing MIDIKLVRENPELVKQNCINKNDNSDIDALVALDVRRRAIIQEVEELKSKRNAVTLEISALKKSGADASDMITSMREVGDKIKELDEILREVEENISSIMLMIPNIAHPTVPIGKDANDNVEVRRSGECLERSWHVDHIEISRRLGILDFERGAKVTGAGFGFYVGKGARLERALINFFVDTNTELHGYKEIMTPFVVNSDSCRGTGQLPKSQDDMFYVEKDDLYLIPTAEVPITNFHRDEIISGTDLPVKYAGYSACFRREAGSHGKDTRGFLRVHQFNKVELVKFVRPETSYDELESLVGNVEYILQQLGLTYRVLLLCSGDMTFGGSKTYDLEVWSPYEQKWLEVSSCTNFESFQARRANIRYKESASSKPEYLHTLNGSGLATSRVLVALLEQYQTEDGHIQIPPCLQKYCGFDVI from the coding sequence ATGATCGATATCAAACTCGTTCGCGAGAACCCAGAACTCGTTAAGCAAAACTGTATCAACAAGAATGACAACAGCGATATCGATGCGCTGGTAGCTCTGGATGTACGACGCAGAGCGATCATTCAAGAAGTAGAAGAGCTTAAAAGTAAACGCAACGCGGTTACGCTTGAAATATCTGCGCTGAAGAAAAGCGGTGCGGATGCTAGCGATATGATAACGTCCATGCGAGAGGTTGGAGATAAGATCAAGGAGCTCGATGAGATCCTTCGGGAGGTTGAAGAGAATATCTCATCGATCATGCTAATGATCCCGAACATCGCTCATCCAACCGTGCCTATCGGAAAAGACGCAAACGATAACGTTGAGGTTCGTCGTAGTGGTGAGTGTTTGGAAAGATCTTGGCACGTAGACCACATCGAGATCTCTCGTCGACTCGGCATCCTAGATTTCGAACGTGGGGCAAAAGTGACAGGTGCTGGATTTGGCTTCTATGTGGGGAAGGGGGCTCGGTTGGAGCGTGCGTTGATCAACTTCTTTGTTGATACCAACACCGAACTACACGGATACAAGGAGATCATGACTCCGTTTGTTGTGAACTCCGATTCTTGCCGGGGTACAGGTCAGCTACCGAAGAGCCAAGATGATATGTTTTACGTCGAAAAGGACGACCTATACCTCATCCCTACAGCCGAAGTACCGATCACAAACTTCCACCGAGATGAGATCATTTCTGGAACAGACCTTCCGGTGAAATACGCGGGGTATTCAGCTTGTTTCCGGCGCGAGGCGGGAAGTCACGGTAAAGACACAAGAGGTTTTCTTCGCGTTCACCAATTCAACAAGGTAGAACTGGTAAAGTTTGTCCGACCTGAAACCTCTTACGATGAACTGGAGAGTTTGGTTGGAAATGTAGAGTATATCCTTCAGCAATTAGGACTAACGTATCGTGTGCTTCTCCTTTGCAGCGGAGACATGACGTTCGGTGGATCCAAAACATATGATCTTGAGGTGTGGTCTCCATACGAGCAGAAGTGGCTTGAGGTGAGCTCTTGCACAAACTTTGAGTCCTTCCAGGCCCGTCGGGCCAATATCAGATATAAAGAATCAGCGTCTTCAAAGCCAGAATACCTTCACACTCTCAACGGTAGTGGACTTGCAACCTCGCGTGTATTGGTGGCGTTGCTAGAACAATACCAAACGGAAGACGGTCACATCCAAATCCCTCCTTGCCTGCAGAAATACTGTGGTTTCGATGTGATCTGA
- a CDS encoding ankyrin repeat domain-containing protein: MLIVLGLSIAGSPLSVYAQNLIETVKTGNLRSVKKILTKKTTNVNEVDQDGLTSLMIATIANDSAMVVTLLEAGADPNIQSKSGMTALHAAAFNNRDQLMQFIIAAGADPNRIDSKGRTPLLVAAQMGNTNPITYLIQAGAVVEFKDLKGNTPLMLACGGRHLGAVDELLEKGADPNARDLQGRTPLMLLSLLGEDEMVRILLKYKADLTLVDHSMKTALAYAREYRRRAVIALLEKAGAKY; encoded by the coding sequence GTGTTGATCGTTCTAGGGTTGTCTATTGCTGGCAGCCCACTCTCAGTGTATGCCCAGAATCTGATAGAAACGGTCAAGACCGGTAATCTTCGTAGCGTAAAGAAGATCCTTACTAAAAAGACCACGAACGTCAATGAGGTGGATCAAGACGGTCTAACATCGCTGATGATCGCCACCATTGCCAATGATAGTGCCATGGTGGTAACCCTCCTTGAAGCCGGAGCCGATCCAAACATCCAATCCAAAAGCGGAATGACGGCCCTTCATGCTGCAGCCTTCAATAACCGCGATCAGCTCATGCAGTTCATCATTGCAGCCGGAGCAGATCCGAATAGGATCGATAGCAAGGGTCGCACGCCATTGCTTGTAGCCGCGCAAATGGGAAACACCAACCCCATCACCTACCTGATTCAAGCCGGGGCAGTGGTCGAGTTCAAGGATCTAAAAGGTAATACACCATTGATGCTCGCATGCGGTGGTAGGCATCTAGGGGCTGTAGATGAGTTGCTTGAAAAGGGGGCTGACCCAAACGCGAGAGATCTTCAAGGACGCACCCCGCTTATGCTCCTTTCCTTATTGGGAGAGGATGAAATGGTGCGAATCCTGTTGAAGTACAAGGCAGATCTTACCCTTGTTGATCACTCTATGAAGACTGCTCTTGCCTATGCGAGGGAATATCGCCGTAGGGCAGTTATTGCATTATTAGAAAAGGCCGGCGCAAAATATTGA
- a CDS encoding aminotransferase class I/II-fold pyridoxal phosphate-dependent enzyme has translation MFSSKLPDVGTTIFSTMTALANEVGAVNLSQGFPDYPVDPSLADLLAKAVQDGFNQYAPMPGLLSLREAVAAKYWSMFSITVDPVHELTITPGGTAALATAIATVVRPGHEVIVFEPCYDSYAPAVRLNGGIVVPSVLAAPLYRPDWDHVRSLVSDRTAMIIVNSPHNPCGSTLTSDDLNELADICEGSNIIVLSDEVYELITYDGAVHNSVLAHARLRERSFVITSFGKTFHITGWKVGCCAAPQHLTSEFRKAHQFISFCVNTPAQAVLGTYMQDPSSYTGLSTFFQQKRDLFRGLLSGSKWTVRPCTGTYFQLLGYEQFSDERDVDLALRLTREVGVASIPISPFVSDHRAHSDRALRFCFAKKDETLERAAERLRAVLG, from the coding sequence ATGTTCTCATCAAAGCTCCCAGACGTTGGGACCACGATCTTTTCGACAATGACGGCACTCGCCAATGAGGTGGGTGCCGTCAATTTGTCTCAGGGCTTTCCTGACTATCCTGTAGACCCCAGTCTAGCAGACCTTCTCGCCAAGGCAGTTCAGGATGGATTCAATCAGTATGCACCTATGCCCGGCTTACTGTCTCTCCGCGAAGCAGTGGCAGCAAAATATTGGTCGATGTTCAGCATCACTGTTGACCCAGTTCATGAACTCACCATCACTCCGGGAGGTACCGCTGCGTTAGCCACCGCAATTGCTACGGTAGTGAGACCAGGACACGAAGTGATCGTGTTTGAGCCGTGTTATGATTCGTATGCTCCTGCAGTTCGACTCAATGGTGGCATTGTGGTACCGTCCGTACTTGCCGCCCCTTTGTACCGACCAGATTGGGATCACGTACGATCCCTTGTCTCAGATCGTACGGCGATGATCATCGTGAATTCTCCTCACAACCCTTGTGGTTCTACTCTCACATCGGACGACCTCAATGAGCTCGCCGATATCTGTGAGGGATCGAACATCATCGTCCTTAGTGATGAGGTATATGAACTCATTACCTACGACGGAGCTGTTCATAACTCCGTTCTTGCTCATGCTCGACTTCGTGAACGCTCATTCGTCATCACCTCGTTTGGTAAGACGTTCCATATCACGGGGTGGAAGGTTGGATGTTGCGCAGCCCCGCAGCACCTCACGTCGGAGTTTCGGAAGGCACATCAGTTCATTTCCTTCTGCGTCAACACGCCTGCACAGGCGGTCTTAGGAACCTATATGCAAGATCCGTCTTCATATACAGGTCTGAGCACGTTCTTTCAGCAAAAACGAGATCTGTTCAGGGGGCTTCTCAGCGGTTCCAAATGGACTGTACGGCCTTGTACGGGCACCTATTTTCAATTGCTCGGATATGAACAATTCAGCGACGAGCGAGATGTGGATCTGGCACTGCGCCTAACACGAGAGGTCGGCGTGGCATCAATTCCGATATCACCGTTTGTGAGTGATCATCGAGCTCACTCTGATCGTGCCCTACGGTTTTGTTTTGCAAAGAAAGACGAAACGTTGGAACGTGCTGCAGAACGACTTAGGGCTGTGTTAGGCTGA
- a CDS encoding NYN domain-containing protein, giving the protein MALLNTSKLTRIGVFYDGNYFLHVSNYYAFNHPRNSRISLRGLHEFIRAQVGLKEATDTRLCQIVDSHFFRGRISANEAQTRGNLLYYDRVFEDILMWEGVITHYLPIRNSGGRREEKGIDVWMALEAYELTLLKQFDVVVLITSDGDYVPLVRKLNNLGARVMVLSWDFEFDDNEGKHIVTRTSQELLEEVTYPISMHELIENRAMRNDPIIQNLFVKRDEAATRQVVYSSDVVGAAPRREIRETPLISDVREPRAPRVLAADSDVAIEEPTGERFDSYVLSLKNGYGFIKYPPNNLFFHATDLLNADFPELQEGDPVEFSIGFNRDGDEVAKSVKLMLDDDVVEDDEQGI; this is encoded by the coding sequence ATGGCCCTGTTAAACACCTCTAAGCTTACACGCATTGGGGTCTTTTATGACGGGAATTACTTCCTTCACGTGAGCAACTACTACGCGTTCAACCACCCGCGTAACAGTCGCATCAGCCTCAGAGGCCTCCACGAATTCATTCGTGCACAGGTAGGATTGAAGGAAGCAACCGATACAAGACTTTGCCAGATCGTAGACAGCCACTTCTTCCGCGGACGTATCTCTGCGAATGAAGCCCAAACACGCGGCAATCTCCTGTATTATGATCGCGTCTTCGAAGACATCCTTATGTGGGAAGGCGTTATCACGCACTATCTCCCGATCCGAAACTCCGGAGGCAGACGCGAAGAGAAAGGTATTGATGTGTGGATGGCTCTCGAAGCGTATGAGCTAACACTGCTCAAACAATTCGATGTGGTTGTTCTCATTACGTCTGATGGCGACTACGTTCCACTCGTTCGTAAGCTCAACAACCTCGGTGCCCGTGTGATGGTTCTTTCATGGGATTTTGAGTTTGATGACAACGAAGGCAAACACATCGTAACCCGTACCTCTCAGGAACTGCTCGAAGAAGTTACGTATCCGATCTCCATGCACGAACTCATTGAAAATCGTGCCATGCGAAACGATCCTATCATCCAGAACCTCTTCGTCAAGCGTGACGAAGCAGCCACTCGTCAAGTTGTCTACAGTTCCGATGTTGTGGGTGCCGCCCCCCGTCGCGAGATCAGGGAAACACCGCTCATTAGTGACGTACGCGAACCACGTGCTCCGCGTGTTTTAGCAGCTGATTCGGACGTAGCCATTGAAGAACCAACTGGTGAACGGTTTGACAGCTATGTTCTTAGCCTCAAGAATGGGTATGGCTTCATCAAATATCCACCGAACAACCTCTTCTTCCACGCAACGGATCTGTTGAATGCGGACTTCCCGGAGCTGCAAGAAGGCGATCCGGTTGAATTCAGCATTGGCTTCAATCGTGATGGTGATGAAGTTGCAAAGAGCGTAAAACTTATGCTCGACGATGATGTGGTGGAGGACGACGAACAGGGCATCTAA
- a CDS encoding M42 family metallopeptidase — MDTLHLLEQLIAIDSPTGFTSSAADFIEETLRSYGFSPIRTVKGAVRCGLGPAPTLALAAHTDTLGAIVSGFNTNGTLRFSLLGGPLLPSFEGGYVRLHTLDGKVVTGTLLLNDPSTHANNKAASLERTPDGMHIRLDESVKTADEVRALGIRIGDIVAFDPKYQALPNGFVKSHFLDNKAGCYVLFEVARQVASGGVPVPVELFFSTYEEVGHGGAPSYSETVNELLVIDMGVVGEKLEGSEQKCSICAKDSGGPYDYGFRKRLVQLAENQSIPFALDVYPFYSSDGTAAWRAGVDARVALIGPGVHASHGMERTHVDGMKATVDLCMAYINDTFKG; from the coding sequence ATGGACACTCTTCATCTCCTCGAACAACTCATTGCGATCGACTCTCCCACCGGATTCACATCATCAGCTGCTGATTTTATCGAGGAGACGCTGAGATCCTATGGATTCAGCCCCATTCGTACCGTGAAAGGGGCTGTGAGATGCGGATTGGGTCCCGCACCCACACTTGCCCTGGCTGCTCACACAGATACACTTGGGGCCATCGTTTCCGGATTTAACACCAACGGTACTCTCCGTTTCTCACTACTTGGCGGACCACTACTTCCAAGTTTTGAAGGGGGCTACGTACGACTCCACACCCTCGATGGAAAAGTCGTCACTGGAACTCTCCTACTGAATGACCCTTCTACCCATGCCAATAACAAGGCTGCGTCTCTTGAGAGGACACCGGATGGCATGCATATACGGCTTGATGAGTCGGTGAAGACTGCAGATGAAGTCAGAGCACTTGGAATACGAATTGGCGACATCGTTGCCTTCGATCCAAAGTACCAAGCACTACCGAATGGCTTCGTTAAGAGTCACTTCCTTGACAACAAAGCAGGTTGTTATGTTCTCTTTGAGGTGGCGCGGCAGGTTGCTTCTGGTGGTGTGCCCGTTCCTGTTGAACTTTTCTTCAGCACGTACGAAGAGGTTGGTCACGGTGGAGCCCCTTCCTATAGTGAGACTGTGAATGAGCTCTTGGTGATCGATATGGGGGTAGTAGGAGAGAAGCTCGAAGGCTCAGAACAGAAGTGTTCGATCTGCGCCAAGGACTCGGGAGGCCCATACGATTATGGATTTCGGAAGCGGCTGGTTCAACTGGCAGAGAACCAGTCTATTCCGTTCGCTCTGGATGTCTACCCGTTCTATAGCTCTGACGGAACAGCTGCGTGGCGAGCGGGCGTTGATGCTCGTGTGGCACTTATCGGTCCAGGTGTCCATGCATCACACGGCATGGAACGTACTCACGTTGATGGAATGAAGGCAACCGTGGACCTGTGTATGGCCTACATCAACGATACGTTTAAGGGTTGA
- a CDS encoding aryl-sulfate sulfotransferase, with amino-acid sequence MMTLATLALLISFACPQDDSLRLIYAPNSRVHVATPGAPSPGYFLISSIDPDSIGFIDNAGVLVHAIQTGPTTNLEPTPYGGVTYFNGNLQKYVLLDDRLNPIDTFGTHAPYKTDFHEGYQERGRRFIVIGTEDRQKDMSMEIPGGDPYAILIGAVIQEFDRYGRKTFEWKSIDHVGPNESTDDVDVRNKRIDYIHVNSVVEDVDDNFLVSCRNTDQVIKINRKTGAIMWRLGGKAAKRSDFTIIGDDVNGFSGFSHQHSVFRARNGDIMMFDNGNLRPYPFSRAVSYKLDEKKMIATKQWEFQPQQKQFAPTMGSVQELFDGNILIGWGSTPTGLVATEVDRSNTIHAEIRTDVPLIIPYRVRKATAGMTGYRRTIDSAGSYNFAWYDSTTKARVDVQQVYSPTTVVIERHPYQPHNLLFFTDVPCLIYPTRWTVRAGDPTAIDASLRLDVSRLIGNIEMQDVELFHRAIEGDEPFSAVDATVLPNSNTFVISPIRYGEYMIATKYCQEPALTRPMNRSDVASRSVDLSWTTALGADGYEIEVSTEPDFKTTQVFMRTQLADTVISGLHPNTTYYWHVRVVRHPESGPWTVTWSFETESLTSVDEDINPLSETVFLDGSILRCRGFGPESTVRVTDILGRVSAETNVNNNGVDLSEISRGILFVTVHEPNGTVTCRTIINP; translated from the coding sequence ATGATGACGTTGGCAACACTCGCCCTGCTCATATCGTTTGCATGCCCCCAAGACGATAGCCTCCGGCTGATCTATGCCCCTAATTCGCGCGTTCATGTAGCAACTCCCGGAGCCCCGTCTCCTGGGTACTTCCTGATCAGCTCGATCGACCCGGATTCTATCGGCTTTATCGATAATGCCGGTGTTCTTGTTCATGCCATTCAGACTGGCCCAACAACGAACCTTGAACCTACGCCGTATGGTGGCGTAACGTATTTCAACGGAAACCTCCAGAAGTATGTCCTTCTCGATGACAGGCTCAATCCGATCGATACATTTGGTACACACGCCCCCTACAAGACGGACTTTCATGAAGGCTACCAGGAGCGTGGACGAAGGTTTATTGTGATCGGGACCGAAGATCGACAGAAGGACATGTCGATGGAGATTCCAGGTGGAGATCCTTATGCGATCCTGATCGGTGCCGTTATCCAAGAGTTCGACCGTTATGGTCGGAAGACATTTGAATGGAAATCCATAGACCATGTAGGACCTAATGAATCAACGGACGATGTTGATGTAAGAAATAAACGTATTGACTATATCCACGTGAACTCGGTTGTTGAAGATGTTGATGACAACTTCTTGGTCTCTTGTCGCAATACAGATCAGGTAATCAAGATCAATCGTAAGACCGGCGCTATCATGTGGCGGCTAGGCGGTAAGGCAGCGAAGAGAAGCGACTTTACGATCATTGGAGATGACGTGAATGGCTTCTCCGGATTCTCTCATCAACACTCGGTGTTTCGCGCTCGCAATGGCGACATCATGATGTTCGATAATGGAAACCTGCGTCCCTATCCATTCTCTCGCGCTGTTTCGTACAAGCTCGACGAGAAGAAGATGATAGCCACAAAACAATGGGAGTTTCAGCCACAACAGAAGCAGTTCGCCCCCACAATGGGAAGTGTGCAAGAGTTGTTTGATGGAAACATTCTTATTGGATGGGGATCAACTCCAACAGGGTTGGTGGCAACAGAAGTTGATCGTTCGAACACGATCCATGCAGAGATCAGAACTGATGTGCCCCTCATTATTCCCTATCGAGTGCGTAAGGCAACTGCCGGTATGACGGGATATCGTAGAACGATCGATAGTGCCGGATCATACAACTTCGCGTGGTATGATAGCACTACTAAGGCTAGAGTAGACGTACAGCAGGTCTATTCACCAACTACCGTGGTCATCGAACGGCATCCCTACCAGCCCCATAATCTACTCTTCTTCACCGATGTGCCTTGTTTGATCTATCCTACACGGTGGACCGTGCGTGCTGGAGATCCAACGGCGATCGATGCTTCGCTTCGTCTGGATGTCTCCCGTCTTATCGGTAACATCGAGATGCAAGATGTAGAGCTGTTCCACCGAGCCATTGAAGGTGATGAGCCATTCTCAGCTGTTGACGCAACCGTGCTTCCCAACTCAAATACATTTGTGATATCGCCGATCAGATATGGCGAGTACATGATCGCAACAAAGTATTGTCAGGAGCCGGCACTCACGCGCCCAATGAACAGAAGCGACGTCGCATCACGGTCGGTGGATCTATCATGGACTACGGCGCTTGGAGCCGATGGTTATGAGATCGAAGTATCTACAGAACCAGACTTCAAGACCACGCAAGTGTTCATGAGAACTCAACTGGCAGATACAGTCATATCTGGACTACATCCCAATACCACCTACTACTGGCATGTTCGCGTTGTCAGACACCCGGAGTCCGGTCCATGGACCGTTACATGGTCCTTCGAAACAGAATCTTTGACGAGTGTTGACGAAGACATTAACCCACTCAGTGAAACCGTATTTCTTGATGGATCAATTCTGCGTTGCAGGGGTTTCGGTCCTGAAAGTACAGTTCGTGTTACCGATATCCTCGGAAGGGTTTCGGCTGAAACGAATGTCAACAACAACGGTGTGGATCTCAGCGAGATCTCGCGTGGAATACTCTTTGTAACCGTTCACGAGCCGAACGGAACTGTAACGTGCCGAACGATCATCAACCCTTAA
- a CDS encoding insulinase family protein, whose translation MAHIDIHDTRLSNGLRVIICPDRTAPVVNVTVMYRVGSHDEHSGKTGLAHLFEHLMFDNAAPESEKQYDVYCTKAGGSNNAYTTFDYTAYHIDLPSHQIELGYWLEAERMRSFRITDHALQTQRSVVVEEINQNVFNQPYGIWRKAQQAIAYDARSSYSWDVYGSADDVSGVSMDDARGFFERFYHPSNAVLCVSGDVDVPQAIELAQKHYGDIGDSMEPIKRTVFDENYRRYGTHQVVADAVPMTAVYVSIHLPGFLHSELLDAEIASTILGSGRSSVLYRSLVSEKRIASTVGAFIDRRAHSSLLTMYAYASEEETSAEILVDAIYEAVRGLVLTEERRSAAVNRLKTNLAAELQKVNGVSDTVAWSTLFWNDPAYANTMLDRYTAIGMEPVQKIIEQCADPTKTVRLDVVPKSA comes from the coding sequence ATGGCACACATTGACATTCACGACACACGTCTCAGCAATGGACTCCGTGTGATCATTTGTCCTGATAGGACCGCTCCCGTTGTGAACGTTACGGTGATGTATCGCGTGGGCTCTCACGATGAACATTCCGGCAAAACTGGTCTTGCACACCTTTTTGAGCATTTGATGTTCGACAACGCAGCGCCTGAGAGTGAGAAGCAATATGATGTGTATTGCACCAAGGCTGGTGGTTCAAACAATGCCTACACCACCTTCGACTATACCGCCTATCACATCGATCTCCCCTCCCACCAGATCGAGCTGGGATATTGGCTGGAGGCAGAACGGATGCGTTCGTTCCGGATCACGGATCATGCGCTTCAGACGCAACGCAGCGTGGTTGTTGAGGAGATCAATCAGAACGTCTTCAATCAGCCCTATGGTATCTGGCGTAAGGCCCAGCAGGCAATTGCGTACGACGCTCGGTCTTCCTACTCTTGGGATGTTTACGGATCTGCAGATGATGTCTCCGGTGTGTCAATGGATGATGCAAGGGGCTTCTTTGAACGTTTCTACCATCCCTCCAATGCTGTTCTCTGTGTATCGGGTGATGTAGATGTTCCTCAAGCGATCGAACTCGCACAAAAACACTACGGTGATATTGGCGATTCAATGGAACCAATCAAGCGTACGGTCTTCGACGAGAACTACCGCCGGTATGGAACACATCAGGTAGTTGCCGATGCTGTTCCGATGACTGCGGTCTATGTGAGTATTCACCTCCCCGGATTTCTACATAGCGAACTCCTTGATGCCGAGATCGCATCAACGATCCTGGGTTCGGGTCGTAGCTCTGTATTGTACCGGAGTTTAGTATCTGAAAAGCGTATTGCCTCAACTGTGGGTGCTTTCATTGACAGGAGAGCACATTCTTCCTTGTTGACGATGTATGCGTATGCTTCCGAAGAAGAAACCTCTGCCGAGATACTTGTTGACGCGATCTATGAGGCAGTTCGGGGCTTGGTTCTCACTGAAGAGCGACGTTCCGCCGCAGTGAACCGGCTTAAGACGAATCTCGCTGCAGAATTGCAAAAAGTAAACGGGGTGTCCGATACAGTTGCTTGGTCTACGCTCTTTTGGAACGATCCGGCCTATGCTAACACCATGCTCGATAGGTATACGGCGATCGGAATGGAGCCAGTGCAGAAGATCATTGAGCAGTGTGCTGATCCGACGAAGACCGTACGACTCGATGTTGTTCCGAAGTCAGCCTAA
- a CDS encoding glycosyltransferase family 2 protein, whose translation MNSAFQPISAVIICKNEVRSIRSVLRALKGHVDEIVVVDSGSTDGTLDVVRSEGLEPVFHAFEGYGKQKQFACSLATNPWVLSVDADEVISPELGQELKEFQGSSTITAYRITRRFRFLGRTFKHGHGASDLPIRLFRTDYCRFDDAEVHESVKVEGEIGLVDGEMLHESYVDLAQYLEKFNRYTSIAAEQIVNSGKSRSVVLTGLMIPFYFLKNYVVWGNILNGTHGFIWSVLSSFYPFVKVAKAWALRKQ comes from the coding sequence ATGAATTCAGCCTTCCAACCCATATCTGCAGTGATCATCTGTAAGAACGAGGTGCGATCCATACGATCGGTTCTAAGGGCTCTTAAGGGGCACGTGGACGAGATCGTGGTGGTCGATAGTGGTAGTACGGACGGAACGCTCGATGTAGTGCGTTCGGAAGGTCTGGAACCAGTGTTCCACGCCTTTGAGGGATATGGGAAACAGAAACAGTTTGCCTGCTCTCTTGCCACCAACCCGTGGGTACTGTCAGTCGATGCCGATGAAGTGATATCCCCAGAACTTGGTCAAGAACTGAAAGAGTTTCAAGGCTCGTCTACCATTACGGCATATAGAATAACCCGACGCTTTCGATTTCTGGGACGGACGTTCAAACATGGTCACGGAGCGAGTGATCTACCGATCAGACTCTTCCGAACAGATTACTGCAGATTCGACGATGCGGAAGTGCATGAATCTGTCAAGGTAGAGGGAGAGATCGGTCTAGTAGATGGTGAAATGCTTCACGAAAGTTATGTCGATCTTGCCCAGTACCTAGAGAAATTCAATCGGTACACGAGTATTGCGGCCGAGCAGATCGTGAATTCCGGTAAATCAAGAAGTGTAGTTTTAACAGGGCTAATGATCCCCTTCTACTTTCTCAAGAACTACGTTGTATGGGGTAACATTCTCAATGGCACGCACGGATTTATCTGGTCCGTTCTATCATCATTCTACCCGTTCGTGAAGGTAGCTAAGGCGTGGGCTCTGCGTAAACAGTAA